Proteins co-encoded in one Capsicum annuum cultivar UCD-10X-F1 chromosome 9, UCD10Xv1.1, whole genome shotgun sequence genomic window:
- the LOC107841342 gene encoding craniofacial development protein 2-like — protein sequence MGRLEAKDMDGYKLRYSGSVRHRNGIGILVNEEFWEQVIEFKRVSDRLMSIKLVIGVSTVNVISAYTPQVGLDEEEKKDFWDVLDDVVSSIPNIEKLVMEGYFNGYIGSLLIGYNDVHHGFSFGERNEGGASLLDFSRAFGLWIANSSFSKKRINVEEVNGTIRRMQRDMVMGPDEILMNFWKSTSGAGLE from the exons ATGGGTAGGTTAGAGGCGAAAGatatggatggatataagttacgGTACTCGGGTAGCGTGAGACATAGAAATGGGATAGGTATCTTAGTAAATGAAGAATTTTGGGAGCAGGTAATAGAGTTtaagagagttagtgataggttgatgtctattaagttggtcattggagtGTCTACGGTGAACGTTATTAGTGCCTACACCCCACAAGTAGGTTTggacgaggaggagaagaaggacTTTTGGGATGTTTTAGATGATGTGGTGAGTAGCATCCCCAACATTGAGAAACTTGTCATGGAAGGGTATTTCAATGGGTATATTGGGTCTTTGTTGATAGGTTATAATGATGTGCATCATGGTTTCAGTTTCGGGGAGCGGAATGAAGGAGGagcttctcttttggatttttctagggcttttgggttgtggatagcgaATTCGAGCTTCTCGAAGAA gcgtatcaaCGTCGAGGAGGTCAATGGAACTATTCGCAGGATGCAGCGGGATATGGTAATGGGGCCAGACGAGATTCtaatgaatttttggaagagcactagcggAGCAGGTTTAGAGTag